In Thunnus maccoyii chromosome 3, fThuMac1.1, whole genome shotgun sequence, the following proteins share a genomic window:
- the nucks1a gene encoding nuclear ubiquitous casein and cyclin-dependent kinase substrate 1a → MSRPVRNRKVVNYSQFNESDDADEEYGDDKPKKVRAAPREPKHKRSKNSQDDSEDSDEKLSKSKNDSADDFGSDEEDNDFGEEEDEDGGSDYEEKRGKKGKKAKVEKPTKRTPKRKRAADDSDDDREVSRKRTVRQAASKAVSKQREILLGDGGSEDEEREDQEEPYMDPDESGSDEDFMVEDDDDSDYGHSKKRGKKVIRRGRPEKKEKKSPKPRLKATVTPSPMKGKGKGRPSAKALEKSSPKEEEEEDPESPLEEEEEEAEKKETSPTPKTTKEAAGGEEEEEDEEEEDGSEEEAPSGED, encoded by the exons ATGTCAAGACCAGTGAG GAACAGGAAAGTGGTGAACTACTCACAATTCAACGAGTCTGACGATGCAG ATGAGGAGTATGGTGATGATAAGCCTAAGAAGGTGCGCGCAGCCCCTCGTGAGCCAAAGCACAAGCGCTCAAAGAACTCACAGGATGACAG CGAGGACTCTGATGAAAAGCTCTCCAAATCCAAAAATGATTCAGCCG ATGACTTTGGCAGCGATGAGGAAGACAACGACTtcggagaggaggaggatgaagacgGAGGAAGCGACTACgaagaaaaaagagggaaaaagggaaagaaagcCAAGGTGGAGAAGCCTACCAAGAGGACGCCGAAGAGAAAACGGGCTGCAG atGACAGCGACGACGACAGGGAAGTGAGTCGAAAGCGTACAGTGCGCCAGGCGGCCTCCAAGGCTGTGTCCAAACAGAGGGAGATCCTGCTGGGCGACGGAggcagtgaggatgaggagcGCGAAGACCAAGAGGAGCCCTACATGGACC CCGACGAGTCCGGCAGCGACGAGGACTTCATGgtggaggatgatgatgacagtgacTACGGTCACTCCAAGAAGAGAGGCAAGAAGGTGATCCGACGGGGACGGCcggaaaagaaggagaagaaatcCCCCAAACCCCGACTAAAGGCCACAG TGACCCCCAGCCCAATGAAAGGCAAGGGGAAAGGGCGCCCCAGCGCCAAGGCCCTGGAGAAGAGCTCAcccaaagaggaggaagaggaggacccTGAGAGTCccctggaggaggaagaggaggaggcagagaagaaggagaCCTCCCCCACCCCCAAGACGACGAAGGAGGCCgcaggaggggaggaagaggaagaagatgaagaggaggaggacggctCAGAAGAGGAGGCACCCTCTGGAGAAGACTAG